TCCTCCGGACTCTTGAGGAACATCTCGTCGGAGCCGTGATGCGAGCGCCGCATGTCTTGCACGGTGATGCCCGCAGCAATGCACTGCAGCACGAGCTGAGCCGAAGCCTCGTCGCGCCCGAGGTAGTGGCAGTCGTTCGTAGCGACCAGCGGCAGCTCGAGGCGGCCGGCGAGCTCGATCAGGATCTCGTTCAGCGGCCGTTGTTCGACAAACCCGTGGTCCTGGAGCTCTACAAAGAAGGCGCCGGGCTCGAAGCACTCACGCAGCCGCTCCAGCGCCCGCAGTCCGGCGGCCTCACCTTTGTTGAGCAGCTCCTGCGCGACGTGTCCGCCCATGCAAGCGCTCAGGCCGACCAGTCCTCCGCGATGGGCGCTGAGCAGCTCGAGATCGATGCGCGCCGTACCGGCCAGCAGGCCTTTGACCCACCCTTGGCTCACGACCCGAACCAGGTTGCGATAGCCCTGCTGACTGCGTGCAAGCAGCAGAAGATGACCGCCGGGATCGTGGGCTGCGCCGGCCAGCGAAGGCACGACATTGACCTCGCAGCCCAGGATCGGCTTGATGCCGGCAGTCGTGCAGCTTGCGTGAAACTGCAGCGCACCGAACATGTTGCCGTGGTCGGTCAGCGCGACCGCGTGCATGCCGGCGGCCTTTACCTGCGCGGCCAGCGCGCCGATGCGGATGGCTCCATCCAACATGGAGTACTGGGAGTGCACGTGCAGATGTACAAAGCTGGATCCGCTCATGGCCGGGCCGGTGTCCGGGAGGGTCCAAGGACACTGGAAGCCCGTGGTAGCAGAGCCGTGCCGCTCCGAGAAGCCCGCCAGCAGCGGCGCGACCCTGCAGGGCGATTGCGGGAGCGAAGTCCCTACTTCGATCGAGCGCGCTTCGAGGCGGCCCTGTAGAGCTCCCAAAGCTTGGGTGTAGAATAGGTCTCAAGCTTGCTGCGGAAATCGGCGTCGTTGGACCTTCCCTGCAGCCCGAGCAGGGCGTCGATCATCGAGGAACGCGAGCCAAACTTGGCCTTGACGGTTCCCAGAACGTCGTGCAGATGAAGCAGCTTCTTGTTGGGAACGCGCTTGAGACCCTTGTCGCCCAGGCGCTCGACCCAGAGCTGATCGGTGGCGAGCTCCCGCACGGCCTTGACGAGCCCGTCCTTGTCTTTGAAGCGCTCGTTGACGATCTCGAGGGGTGACTTCCTCATGGGGGCCTCCGTAGAGCAGGAGCGGCAGCTGGGTAGCACGCGACCTCTGGCACGCGCAAGCGCCGGGCCGATGGCCCCGAAGCGAGCCAAGCTAGCGAAAGAGCCCCCAGTAAACCTCCAACACGGCTTCGCCGAAGAAAAGGTACTCGATGGCCGCAAGGCTCAAGAAGGGGCCGAACGGAACCTTGAGATGACCCGCATAGCGCGGCGGGGGCTCGGACCGGGGCCCCGGCGCCTCCTCATGGGTGTCCAGGGGCTCGGCGGGGGCAAGCTGAATGCCACGGGTGGCGTCGCGGCTGGGTCTGTCATCCGATCCCGTAGGCGTCGGGCTCCGGCCCGCCATCAAGAGGCCGAGGGCGACGATGACCCCCTGCGTGGCGCCCGCAAAGAGGGAAAAGAGCACGCCCTGCCAGCCCACGAACGCGCCGATCATCATCAGGAGCTTGGCGTCGCCCTCCCCCATGCCCCGCCTGCCGGTCAGTTTCTCGTATCCCCACACAAAGAGCACCTGCACCAGAAGAAAACCAACGCCCGCTCCAAACGCGATCTCCGCTGCGCTGGGCCAGGGCCGAAACGTGGCGGTCGCCAGCCCCAGCGCGGCTCCGGGCAGCGCGATTTCGTCAGGAATCTCCATACATTCCATATCTATGAAGGCCGCCACCAGCAGCCCGCCCACGAACGCGAAGAAACACAAGGCGACCAGCAGGGCCGGGAGCAGCTCGACCTGCCATGGGGACCGCACGATGAAGCGCTCGGCCACGGCCAGCGCCAAGATCGCGGCAAGCACTTCCACCAGGGGGTACCGCATCGAAAGCCTCGCGCCGCAGCAGGCCGCCCGGCCCCGCAGCAGGAGATAGCTCAAGATCGGGATATTGTGGCGAGCCGGGATGCGCGCTTGACAGGCCGGGCAGTGGCTTGCAGGGAATACGACCGATATTTCGCGCGGCCAACGGTAGATCACCACGTTGAAGAAGCTGCCCCAGAGCGCCCCGAATACCGCCGCCGCCGTGCGCACGAACCACGGTGCGAGCTCGTCGGTCAGCAAGGTGTCCGAGACCGGCGGCATGCCCCAACAGCGTAGCCATCCGGGCTCCCGCGAGCGAGTTTCCAGCCATGGTTGACCAGCCGATCGCGCGCGGGGACATCCGCCGGATCGTGATCAAGATCGGTAGCCGTGCGCTGCTGGGTCGCGAGGGGCACGGTCTCGCGCGTTTCGCGGCCGTGGCCGGCGAGCTCGCGGGGCTTCGCAAGCGCGGACACACCGTGCTGCTGGTGTCTTCGGGGGCCGTGGCCCTCGGCTACCCGCGGCTGGGTCTGCCGCTCCGGCCGCGCCTGATCGCCGACCTTCAGGCTTGCGCGGCAGTAGGGCAGGCCCGTCTCGTACACGCCTACGAGCGCGCGTTTGCCGAGCACGGGCTCGTGGTGGCGCAGGTGCTGCTGACCCATGCAGGGCTTGCCGATCGGTCCCGCTACCTGCGAGCCAGGGCGACCATCGAGGCACTGCTCGAGCGGGACGCCGTGCCCGTCATCAACGAAAACGACACCGTAGCCATCGAGGAGCTGACGTTTGGAGACAACGATCGCCTGGCCGCGCTCGTGGCGGCGCTGGTCGGCGCAGACTTGTTGGTCCTGTTGACCGACGTGCAGGGGCTGCTGGACGAGGCCGATGCGCGGGTGCCCGTCGTGACGAGCCTTGACGCTG
This genomic window from Pseudomonadota bacterium contains:
- the proB gene encoding glutamate 5-kinase; protein product: MVDQPIARGDIRRIVIKIGSRALLGREGHGLARFAAVAGELAGLRKRGHTVLLVSSGAVALGYPRLGLPLRPRLIADLQACAAVGQARLVHAYERAFAEHGLVVAQVLLTHAGLADRSRYLRARATIEALLERDAVPVINENDTVAIEELTFGDNDRLAALVAALVGADLLVLLTDVQGLLDEADARVPVVTSLDAARRLVRASLDSAGLGGMGSKLDAAALCARRGVPTIIAPAAEPHAVGRILDGESLGTLVLPQGNTMASRKHWIAYTLKPRGSVTVDDGAARALESGKCSLLPAGVTKASGKFRLGDAIRIVGRDGRELARGLSRYDAGDVQRLIGARTQQIPELLGYYGGDEIVHRDDLVVL
- a CDS encoding prepilin peptidase — protein: MPPVSDTLLTDELAPWFVRTAAAVFGALWGSFFNVVIYRWPREISVVFPASHCPACQARIPARHNIPILSYLLLRGRAACCGARLSMRYPLVEVLAAILALAVAERFIVRSPWQVELLPALLVALCFFAFVGGLLVAAFIDMECMEIPDEIALPGAALGLATATFRPWPSAAEIAFGAGVGFLLVQVLFVWGYEKLTGRRGMGEGDAKLLMMIGAFVGWQGVLFSLFAGATQGVIVALGLLMAGRSPTPTGSDDRPSRDATRGIQLAPAEPLDTHEEAPGPRSEPPPRYAGHLKVPFGPFLSLAAIEYLFFGEAVLEVYWGLFR